A region from the Vulpes lagopus strain Blue_001 chromosome 5, ASM1834538v1, whole genome shotgun sequence genome encodes:
- the PRIM1 gene encoding DNA primase small subunit, with the protein MATYDPAELPELLKLYYRRLFPYAQYYRWLNYGGVIKNYFQHREFSFTLKDDIYIRYQSFSNQRDLEKEMQKMNPYKIDIGAVYSHRPNQHNTVKLGAFQAQEKELVFDIDMTDYDDVRRCCSSADICSKCWTLMTMAIHIIDRALKEDFGFKHRLWVYSGRRGVHCWVCDESVRKLSSAVRSGIVEYLSLVKGGQDVKKKVHLSEKIHPFVSKSINIIKKYFEEYALVDQDILENKETWDKILALVPETIHEKLQQNFQKHHNSLQRWECLKKAISSQDIKNDKCGHWLELEIMLQYCFPRLDINVSKGINHLLKSPFSVHPKTGRISVPIDLQKVDQFDPFTVPTISSICHELDAVSTNDEGKEGNEAESDIKHRTRDYKKTSLAPYIKVFEQFLENLDKSRKGELLKKSDLQKDF; encoded by the exons ATGGCGACGTATGACCCGGCCGAGCTGCCCGAGCTGCTTAAGCTTTATTACCGGAGGCTTTTCCCCTACGCCCAGTACTACCGCTGGCTCAACTATGGCGGAG tAATAAAGAATTACTTTCAACACCGTGAATTTTCATTCACGTTGAAAGATGATATTTACATTCGCTACCAATCCTTCAGCAACCAGAGGGATCTGGAAAAGGAGATGCAGAAAATGAACCCATACAAGATTGATATAGGCGCGGTATATTCCCACAGA CCCAATCAACACAATACAGTAAAGCTGGGAGCTTTCCAGGCTCAGGAAAAAGAACTGGTGTTTGACATTGACATGACAGACTATGACGATGTGAGGAGATGTTGTAG TTCTGCAGACATATGTTCTAAGTGCTGGACCCTCATGACGATGGCCATACACATAATCGACCGAGCACTGAAGG AGGACTTTGGATTTAAGCATCGTCTCTGGGTATATTCTGGAAGGAGAGGTGTTCATTGTTGGGTCTGTGATGAATCAGTTAGAAAATTGTCCTCTGCAGTACGTTCTGGGATAGTTGAGTATTTGAGTCTTGTAAAG GGTGGTCAGGACGTTAAAAAGAAAGTCCACCTAAGTGAAAAAATTCACCCTTTTGTCAG CAAAtctataaacataataaaaaaatactttgaagaaTATGCCTTAGTTGATCAAGatattcttgaaaataaagaaacctGGGATAAAATTTTAGCCCTTGTTCCTGAAA CAATTCATGAGAAACTTCAACAAAACTTCCAGAAGCATCACAATTCACTTCAGCGTTGGGAGTGTTTGAAGAAAGCCATCAGCTCTCAG GATATCAAAAATGACAAATGTGGGCACTGGCTTGAATTGGAAATCATGCTCCAGTACTGTTTTCCACGGCTGGATATCAATGTTAGCAAAGGAAtcaatcatttattgaagagcccTTTTAGTGTTCATCCTAAAACAG GTCGAATTTCTGTGCCTATTGATttacagaaagtagatcagtttGATCCATTTACTGTTCCAACCATAAG CTCTATCTGCCATGAATTGGATGCCGTTTCCACTAAtgatgagggaaaggagggaaatgaagCTGAATCTGATATCAAACATAGAACCAGAG ATTATAAGAAGACTAGTCTAGCTCCTTATATAAAAGTTTTTGAACAGTTTCTTGAAAACCTGGATAAATCCCGAAAAGGAGAACTTCTCAAGAAGAGTG ATTTACAAAAAGACTTCTGA
- the NACA gene encoding nascent polypeptide-associated complex subunit alpha isoform X1, which produces MPGEATETVPATEQELPQPQAETAVLPVSSALSVTAALGQSESTLPPPCSLAPQQCPLATPNQPSPFPSPSGVVSTPLEAPFPQSSSGTALPLGVAHSPTDTPAFLPNLRGPPISPAALALASPMITPTMKGAHSSSAPLALVALAPHSVQKSSAYPLNPLSSPPLIAVAESGSVTSLSPPIAFLDPKTCPIQAPLQVDPNPKGTPIPPGIVSTVPSRLGTPLASVQSGVASCPQMPPITLPQFKDIPVSSALTSPQNPESLSLKGPLSSPAVLSLSTQSLSVAPSIPPVSLTSPGSHLTPLHQSSLGSPLQTLGQTGPNVLSNPKVDAISADHSPIGASYPSQRSVIPPLPSRNEVAPAAMATFPVGALASPLALSVDKDPSAIIDIASFTGSSVDTSSPLSPTGSVILKGSPNVTHPQPLVTQIPPPGSPSLKETSVCSVATTPFVMTNPSKISAAPTTFEVTTCVSPPTSSGPISNKDSASHAALVMAPMAPKELSIPQVTPLGIPVSPLLAPENPESLPASALVKLPTQKDLQTVPLSAVGTPASPAQAGLPTKKDSTLIPLALAAPKNPPAPQSISSSLERTLSPEATLAKRSLVEPLCVVTQASTAPSPLDVNSPTSVIKTDPCSSPDSSNLLLKSSLTTPAVATFPLEHDAAVGVVPTITKDASTPTAKASPNLGDVSLAHKSHPDKKGSSTLSVLPLVPPASESCPVASAMTLSSQNVSAFPAALALAPEIPKSEPFPSLPHGTKKVHGISHTSALAPVASSPERHPTKDPGLSVNASSQGTSLGDSSSPLGTKVSPQTKRRPTKKGSAPTTLTLSPSLSKSIPAIPDIPAGNHSSPPVSPVEASFLPQASLSLQAPKGSLAKKHSPTPSPRETSDTPSPKEASIPPAVVPSSPKGAPATSAPKKAQAAPAPKRGPATSSPKGTPTAPAVTPPSPKESQATLAPRQATTPSPKGGPASPSPKETSTPSAVVPSSAKESQATLVPKRTPANPPPKGTSTAPAVASPCPKGGPTALSPEKISTPSAVAPSSPKKSPDTQSPRGAPTALAVAPPSPKGGLATPSPKETSTPSIVAPSSPKDSPATPAPKRTPATPPPKEAPTAPAVGPPSPKGGPATPSPKETSAPSSVAPSSPQKSPATHPPSGATTPQAVPPSSPKESQATPASKKTPATPPPKGGPATPSLKEISTPPAMTPSSQKKSPTTQSPKESQTIPDPQRAPATPPPKGGPAAPSPKETSTSQAMAPSSPKESQATPAPKRAPANPPLKGASTAPAVAPPSPKKPQATPAPKRTPAAPSPKGGQATSSPKETTIPPAVAPPSPKESQATPASKKAPVTPPPRGAPTAPAVAPPSPKGDSAAPSPKETSIPSSVAPSSPKESPANQPPKGAPIPPAMTPSKKAPATPPPKGVPPPSTVALSSHKESLATPAPKGAPATPSPKGTSVPPAVTPSSKGTPSSKGASPTPSPKRAPATPSKGVPTSSSEIPPSPKEAPMSLVSVTCPLGSVAPQASKGLPVKKGSTAPSEKGLLAKKNSASPPVCPDPSAKNGTKGPLSTETVSAQKVSSKTPKTLPLSPLKSKDSFHSPKSPLALPPESVTSPPLATVSSEKVLSKAGSAPVSPAPTPSVSLPLAPSPVPPLLPKQQFLPSSPGLVLESPCKPSAPADEDELPPLIPPEPISGGVPFQSVLVNMPTPKPAGIPAPTPSAKQPVLKNNKGSGTESDSDESVPELEEQDSTQATTQQAQLAAAAEIDEEPVSKAKQSRSEKKARKAMSKLGLRQVTGVTRVTIRKSKNILFVITKPDVYKSPASDTYIVFGEAKIEDLSQQAQLAAAEKFKVQGEAVSNIQENTQTPTVQEESEEEEVDETGVEVKDIELVMSQANVSRAKAVRALKNNSNDIVNAIMELTM; this is translated from the exons ATGCCTGGTGAAGCCACAGAAACCGTCCCTGCTACAGAGCAGGAGTTGCCACAGCCCCAGGCTGAGACAG CTGTGCTTCCTGTGTCTTCAGCCTTGAGTGTCACTGCTGCCTTAGGGCAGTCTGAATCTACCCTTCCCCCTCCTTGTTCCCTGGCCCCCCAGCAATGCCCTCTGGCAACCCCTAACCAGCCTTCCccattcccttctccctctggtgTTGTCTCAACCCCTTTGGAAGCTCCTTTTCCCCAGTCATCCTCTGGGACAGCCCTGCCTTTGGGAGTTGCCCATTCCCCCACTGACACCCCAGCTTTCCTACCCAACCTAAGAGGGCCTCCCATCTCCCCAGCTGCCTTAGCTCTGGCCTCTCCCATGATAACTCCGACAATGAAAGGTGCCCATTCCTCTTCAGCTCCCTTGGCGCTGGTGGCCTTGGCTCCCCACTCAGTTCAAAAGAGTTCTGCATATCCACTTAACCCTCTTAGTTCTCCTCCTTTGATTGCTGTGGCTGAGTCTGGGTCAGTGACATCTCTGTCCCCTCCCATTGCTTTCTTAGATCCAAAGACCTGTCCTATTCAAGCTCCCTTGCAAGTAGACCCTAATCCAAAAGGCACCCCCATCCCTCCAGGTATAGTCAGTACTGTACCTTCCCGTCTTGGAACTCCCTTGGCCTCTGTTCAGTCTGGAGTAGCCTCATGTCCTCAGATGCCACCCATCACTCTTCCTCAGTTCAAAGACATCCCTGTTTCCTCAGCTCTGACTTCTCCGCAAAACCCTGAAAGCCTCAGCCTAAAGGGACCCCTTAGTTCACCTGCTGTGTTATCTCTTTCAACTCAGTCTCTATCTGTGGCTCCTAGTATCCCTCCAGTTTCCCTCACTTCTCCAGGCTCTCATCTTACACCTTTACATCAGAGTTCTCTTGGTTCTCCTCTTCAGACCTTAGGTCAAACAGGCCCTAATGTTTTGTCAAATCCTAAAGTGGATGCCATTTCTGCAGATCATTCTCCCATAGGGGCCTCTTATCCTTCTCAGAGATCTGTAATTCCTCCCCTGCCTTCTAGAAATGAGGTGGCTCCTGCTGCTATGGCTACTTTTCCAGTGGGGGCTTTAGCTTCCCCTCTGGCTCTTTCTGTTGACAAAGATCCCTCTGCCATCATTGACATAGCCTCCTTTACTGGCTCAAGTGTAGATACCTCTTCTCCATTATCTCCTACAGGCTCTGTCATTCTCAAAGGCTCTCCTAATGTCACTCATCCTCAGCCTTTGGTGACCCAAATTCCTCCTCCAGGGAGTCCAAGCTTGAAAGAAACTTCTGTTTGTTCTGTTGCAACCACCCCATTTGTTATGACTAACCCCTCTAAAATTTCTGCAGCACCTACTACCTTTGAAGTAACTACTTGTGTGTCTCCTCCAACTTCATCAGGTCCCATAAGTAATAAGGACTCAGCTTCCCATGCTGCCTTGGTTATGGCTCCTATGGCTCCCAAAGAACTTTCTATTCCTCAAGTGACCCCTCTGGGAATACCAGTCTCTCCTCTGTTAGCCCCTGAGAATCCCGAAAGTCTCCCTGCATCAGCCTTGGTAAAGTTACCAACACAAAAAGATCTCCAAACTGTACCTCTCTCTGCTGTTGGAACCCCTGCTTCACCAGCCCAGGCAGGACTTCCTACCAAGAAAGACTCTACTCTAATACCACTGGCCCTGGCAGCCCCTAAAAATCCCCCCGCTCCCCAAAGTATATCATCATCTCTGGAGAGAACTCTTTCTCCTGAAGCCACCTTAGCAAAGAGAAGCCTTGTAGAGCCTCTCTGTGTAGTTACACAAGCCAGtactgctccctctcctctggaTGTTAATTCTCCAACCTCTGTAATCAAGACAGATCCTTGTTCAAGCCCAGACTCCTCTAATCTGCTTCTCAAAAGTTCTCTCACTACCCCAGCCGTAGCTACGTTTCCTTTGGAACATGATGCCGCTGTTGGGGTGGTCCCTACAATTACCAAAGATGCCTCCACTCCTACCGCTAAAGCCAGCCCTAATCTAGGAGATGTCTCTTTAGCTCATAAAAGCCATCCAGATAAGAAGGGTAGTTCCACTCTTTCTGTTTTACCTTTGGTTCCTCCAGCCTCGGAAAGTTGCCCTGTGGCTTCAGCTATGACTTTATCCTCCCAGAATGTTTCTGCTTTTCCAGCTGCCCTGGCACTAGCCCCTGAAATTCCCAAGTCTGagccctttccctctcttcctcatgGTAcaaagaaagttcatggtatttctCATACCTCAGCATTGGCACCTGTGGCTTCCTCTCCTGAAAGGCACCCAACTAAGGACCCTGGTCTTTCTGTTAATGCATCTTCTCAAGGAACTTCCTTAGGTGACTCCTCATCTCCTTTAGGGACTAAGGTGTCTCCTCAAACTAAAAGACGTCCAACCAAGAAGGGTTCAGCTCCTACTACCTtaactctttctccttctctttctaaaaGTATTCCTGCTATCCCTGATATTCCTGCTGGAAATCACTCATCACCCCCTGTTTCTCCGGTTGAAGCTTCCTTTCTTCCACAAGCCAGTCTTTCCCTTCAAGCCCCTAAAGGGTCACTGGCCAAGAAGCATTCACCCACTCCATCCCCTAGAGAGACCTCAGATACCCCATCTCCCAAAGAGGCCTCCATTCCTCCAGCTGTGGTTCCTTCCTCCCCCAAAGGAGCCCCAGCAACCTCAGCCCCCAAAAAGGCCCAAGCGGCTCCAGCCCCCAAAAGAGGCCCGGCTACTTCATCTCCCAAAGGGACCCCTACTGCCCCAGCAGtgactcctccctcccccaaagagTCCCAAGCAACTCTAGCCCCCAGACAAGCCACAACTCCATCTCCCAAAGGGGGGCCAGCAAGCCCATCCCCTAAAGAGACCTCCACTCCCTCAGCTGTGGTTCCTTCTTCCGCCAAAGAGTCTCAAGCAACTCTAGTCCCCAAAAGAACCCCAGCTAACCCACCTCCCAAAGGGACCTCCACTGCCCCAGCTGTAGCTTCTCCTTGCCCCAAAGGGGGCCCCACAGCCCTATCCCCAGAAAAGATCTCCACTCCCTCAGCTGtggctccttcctcccccaaaaAGTCTCCAGATACCCAGTCTCCCAGAGGGGCCCCCACTGCCCTAGCTGTGGCTCCGCCTTCCCCCAAAGGTGGTCTAGCAACCCCATCTCCAAAAGAGACCTCCACTCCCTCGATTGTGGCTCCTTCCTCGCCCAAAGACTCTCCAGCAACTCCAGCCCCAAAAAGAACCCCAGCTACTCCACCTCCCAAAGAGGCCCCCACTGCCCCAGCTGTGGGTCCTCCTTCCCCCAAAGGAGGCCCAGCAACCCCATCCCCTAAAGAGACCTCTGCTCCCTCAAGTGtggctccttcctccccccaaaaGTCTCCAGCTACCCATCCTCCCAGTGGGGCCACCACGCCTCAAGCTgtacctccttcctcccccaaagAGTCTCAAGCAACTCCAGCCTCCAAAAAGACCCCAGCTACCCCACCTCCCAAAGGGGGCCCAGCAACTCCATCCCTTAAAGAGATTTCCACTCCCCCAGCTATGACTCCTTCCTCCCAAAAAAAATCCCCAACTACCCAGTCTCCCAAAGAGTCCCAGACAATTCCAGACCCCCAAAGAGCCCCAGCTACTCCACCTCCCAAAGGGGGCCCAGCGGCCCCATCCCCTAAAGAGACCTCTACTTCCCAAGCTATGGCTCCTTCCTCTCCCAAAGAGTCCCAAGCAACTCCAGCCCCCAAAAGAGCCCCAGCTAACCCACCTCTCAAAGGGGCCTCCACTGCCCCAGCTgtggctcctccctcccccaaaaagCCCCAAGCAACTCCAGCCCCCAAAAGAACACCAGCAGCTCCATCTCCCAAAGGGGGCCAAGCAACCTCATCCCCTAAAGAGACCACCATTCCTCCAGCTGtagctcctccctcccccaaagagTCTCAGGCAACTCCAGCCTCCAAAAAAGCCCCAGTTACTCCACCTCCCAGAGGGGCCCCCACTGCCCCAGCTGTGGCTCCTCCTTCTCCCAAAGGAGACTCGGCAGCTCCATCCCCTAAAGAGACATCCATCCCTTCATCAgtagctccttcctcccccaaaGAGTCTCCAGCTAACCAACCTCCCAAAGGGGCCCCCATTCCCCCAGCAATGACTCCTTCAAAAAAAGCCCCAGCTACTCCACCTCCCAAAGGGGTTCCCCCTCCCTCAACTGTGGCTCTTTCCTCCCACAAAGAGTCTCTGGCAACTCCAGCCCCCAAAGGGGCCCCAGCAACCCCATCTCCCAAGGGGACCTCCGTTCCCCCAGCTGTGACTCCATCCTCTAAAGGAACCCCATCCTCCAAAGGTGCCTCACCAACTCCATCCCCCAAGAGAGCCCCAGCTACCCCATCCAAAGGTGTCCCCACTTCCTCATCTGAGATTCCTCCCTCACCCAAAGAGGCCCCTATGTCTCTAGTTTCAGTCACATGTCCCTTGGGGTCCGTTGCCCCTCAGGCTTCTAAAGGCCTACCAGTAAAGAAAGGCTCTACAGCTCCCTCTGAGAAAGGTCTCCTGGCCAAGAAGAATTCTGCTTCACCTCCTGTGTGCCCAGATCCCTCAGCTAAGAATGGTACTAAAGGACCCCTTTCTACAGAGACAGTTTCTGCTCAGAAAGTCTCTTCAAAGACTCCCAAAACCCTCCCTCTTTCTCCGTTAAAAAGCAAAGATTCTTTTCATTCCCCAAAAAGCCCTTTGGCTCTTCCTCCTGAGTCTGTGACGTCTCCTCCTCTAGCAACAGTTTCCTCTGAGAAAGTCCTTTCCAAAGCTGGATCAGCACCTGTCTCTCCAGCACCCACCCCATCagtctctctgcctctcgctccCTCCCCAGTCCCCCCTCTGCTTCCTAAACAGCAATTTCTGCCGTCCTCACCTGGGCTGGTGCTGGAATCACCCTGTAAGCCCTCAGCCCCAGCTGATGAGGATGAGCTGCCGCCTCTGATTCCCCCGGAACCAATCTCGGGGGGAGTGCCTTTCCAGTCGGTCCTCGTCAACATGCCCACCCCCAAACCTGCTGGGATCCCTGCCCCAACCCCCTCTGCCAAGCAGCCTGTTCTGAAGAACAACAAGG GGTCTGGAACAGAATCTGACAGTGATGAATCAGTACCAGAGCTTGAGGAACAGGATTCCACACAAGCAACCACACAACAAGCTCAG CTGGCAGCAGCAGCTGAAATCGATGAAGAACCAGTCAGTAAAGCAAAACAGAGCCGGAGTGAAAAGAAGGCACGAAAG GCTATGTCCAAACTGGGTCTTCGACAGGTTACAGGGGTTACAAGAGTCACTATCCGGAAATCTAAGAATATCCTGTTTGTCATCACAAAACCAGATGTCTACAAGAGCCCAGCTTCAGATACCTACATAGTTTTTGGGGAAGCCAAG ATTGAGGACTTATCTCAGCAAGCACAACTAGCAGCTGCTGAGAAATTCAAAGTTCAAGGTGAAGCTGTCTCAAACATTCAAGAAAACACGCAGACTCCAACTGTACAAGAGGAGAGTGAAGAAGAAGAG GTTGATGAAACGGGTGTAGAGGTTAAGGACATAGAATTGGTCATGTCA